One Purpureocillium takamizusanense chromosome 1, complete sequence genomic window carries:
- a CDS encoding uncharacterized protein (EggNog:ENOG503NUA6~TransMembrane:15 (i350-370o376-397i451-470o482-500i512-528o548-571i583-601o613-640i789-810o816-839i898-922o965-988i995-1011o1017-1033i1045-1069o)~COG:T): protein MGRRRRRRRTETDSRSSNDNSNPETTTTTTTSSTTALPAAATTSSSTTTATTTTTTTNCPPALAPSSAGAPKAETRVAAGDSHLQRPLQDWQAHQPSAEPSQLQALASPEDSSASRSTVSQARPRQAPYATRKIRIPPDTPAATSSRHARSTSRSVEAIALEELPQPQAPSVVLVDDIPDADADDADDDAMAAPKRKRRLPFLLSDDARDSSPYGSVSATPRQHASPADTDTESEDSHGFRQSSRSRRSLSSKRSGLSKQSSRMSEELDGAALVSGLDGRFGLGEAPLPGDMLDHGKDDDLTTDDGLPLDDQDQSDDSDHEYLENSPHEAVRASVSPTDNTTLSINTPRMWCLSVLFSILGSSTNLFFSLRYPSVAITPVIALLLVHPLGHLWDILLKRPYDPDEEFIEGVRTPSIIEREDPMPRRLPPKKLGSWRLWLAQGRWNEKEHTCVYVSSNVAFGFAFATDVIVEQTQFYNQQAPILYQLLLTISTQILGYGFAGITRRFLVRPSGMIWPGTLMSAAMFSTLHKQDNKPANGWTISRWKFFYIVWTAAFAFYFLPGLLFPALSYFSVITWFAPKNVVLANLFGVTSGLGLFPMTFDWAQITYVGSPLLVPFWAAMNVIGGLAIVMWIIAPIFYYSNVLFSSYMPILSAGVFDNTGKIYDVSKILTPEFLFDREAYSKYSRVFLPVTYMLSYGVQFAGLAALLTHTLCWHGHDIWRTWKKALEEARENGKPAYQPVNDSRAASSGSLGSDTYTRMSGSMPNIDNLLSREDVHCRLMRRYKDAPASWYLLTFVSMTAIGMFLVEYYPVHLPWYGLLLSLAIGAIFFIPNGIIMAVTNQHSSIYLICQLICGVVFPGRPIANMVFVTYGYISSAQGIKFASDLKLGHYMKIPPRIMFSVQVVATLVSSVTQIGVLNWMFANVKGICTSEAVNGFTCPIARVHFNGSILWGVVGPGEFFGPTAIYRALVWCFPLGALLPIPLWLYARKRRGSILRKVNLPVIFGAMGWIPPATGLNFSVWALVCFFFNYLVKRRASAWWGKYTMTLSAALDSGLAFGIVVVFFGFIYPGWMKGFTWWGTEVYKQGCDWQACSYRTVADGDKFGPDTW, encoded by the exons atgggtcgccgccgtcgccgccgccgcaccgagACCGACTCGAGGTCGTCTAATGACAATTCCAATCCCGAgactaccaccaccaccaccacctcctccacaaCCGCccttcctgctgctgctaccacATCCTCCTCCACAACCAccgcgaccaccaccaccaccaccaccaactgcccgcccgcccttgcccCCTCGTCTGCAGGTGCCCCCAAGGCTGAGACCagggtcgccgccggtgactCCCATCTGCAACGCCCTCTCCAGGATTGGCAGGCgcaccagcccagcgccGAGCCTTCCCAGCTGCAAGCCCTGGCATCCCCCGAGGACTCTTCCGCATCGCGATCCACTGTCTCACAGGCCCGACCTCGACAAGCGCCTTACGCGACCCGCAAGATTCGCATCCcgcccgacacgcccgccgctaCATCTTCTCGCCATGCCCGCTCGACCTCCCGATCTGTCGAGGCGATAGCACTGGAGGAGCTTCCCCAGCCCCAAGCTCCCTcggtcgtcctcgtcgacgacattcccgacgctgacgccgacgacgccgacgacgacgccatggcggcgcccaagagGAAGCGGCGGCTTCCTTTTCTGCtctccgacgacgcccgcgactCCTCCCCCTACGGCTCCGtctccgccacgccgcgccaGCATGCCTCacccgccgacaccgacaccgagTCCGAAGACTCCCACGGCTTTCGCCAAAGCAGCCGGAGCCGCCGGAGCTTGAGCTCCAAGCGCTCTGGCCTCTCCAAGCAGTCGTCGCGAATGtccgaggagctcgacggcgccgccctcgtctccgGTCTCGATGGCCGCTTCGGCTTGGGAGAGGCGCCCCTGCCGGGCGACATGCTGGATCAcggcaaagacgacgacctgaccaccgacgacgggcttccCCTCGACGACCAAGATCAGTCAGACGACTCCGACCACGAATACCTGGAGAATTCCCCTCACGAAGCCGTTCGCGCATCCGTTTCCCCGACCGACAACACCACTCTTTCCATCAATACCCCGCGCATGTGGTGCCTCTCCGTTCTTTTTTCCATACTCGGATCCTCCACCAatctcttcttctccctgCGATACCCTAGCGTTGCCATTACACCCGTCATTGCATTGCTTCTCGTCCACCCCCTCGGCCACTTGTGGGACATCTTACTCAAACGGCCATATGACCCTGATGAGGAATTCATCGAGGGCGTTCGCACCCCCTCCATTATCGAGCGCGAAGACCCCATGCCGCGCCGTCTCCCGCCCAAGAAGCTCGGGTCGTGGCGCCTATGGCTGGCTCAGGGGAGATGGAACGAAAAGGAGCACACGTGCGTCTACGTGAGCAGCAATGTCGCCTTTGGCTTTGCCTTTGCGAccgacgtcatcgtcgaaCAGACGCAGTTTTACAACCAGCAGGCCCCTATTCTGTACCAGCTGCTCCTCACCATATCAACCCAGATCCTGGGCTACGGCTTCGCCGGCATCACCCGCCGCTTCCTCGTGCGGCCAAGCGGCATGATATGGCCCGGCACCCTCATGTCCGCGGCCATGTTCTCGACTCTCCACAAGCAGGACAACAAGCCCGCCAATGGGTGGACCATCAGTCGCTGGAAGTTCTTCTATATCGTCTGGAccgccgcctttgccttcTACTTTCTCCCGGGCCTGCTGTTCCCCGCGCTCAGCTACTTTAGCGTCATCACTTGGTTCGCGCCCAAGaacgtcgtcctcgccaacctGTTTGGCGTCACGTCGGGTCTGGGACTCTTCCCCATGACCTTTGACTGGGCGCAAATCACCTATGTCGGGTCACCACTGCTTGTGCCCTTCTGGGCTGCCATGAATGTCATTGGCGGCCTGGCTATTGTCATGTGGATCATCGCGCCCATATTTTACTACTCAAACGTCCTGTTTTCGTCGTACATGCCCATCTTGTCCGCGGGCGTCTTCGACAACACGGGCAAGATCTACGACGTCAGCAAGATCCTGACTCCAGAATTCCTCTTCGACAGAGAGGCCTACTCCAAGTACAGTCGCGTCTTCCTGCCCGTCACGTACATGCTCAGCTATGGCGTGCAGTTtgccgggctggctgcgctTCTGACCCACACGCTCTGCTGGCACGGTCACGACATCTGGCGGACGTGGAAGAAGGCattggaggaggcgcgggaGAATGGTAAGCCGGCATACCAGCCGGTCAACGActcgcgggcggcttcgAGCGGCTCCCTCGGCAGCGACACATACACGCGCATGTCTGGATCAATGCCCAACATCGATAATCTGTTGAGCCGCGAGGACGTGCATTGCCGGCTGATGAGACGGTACAAGGATGCCCCGGCGAGCTGGTATCTCTTGACATTTGTGTCCATGACGGCCATTGGCATGTTCCTCGTCGAGTA CTACCCCGTCCACCTCCCCTGGTACGGCCTCCTGTTGTCGCTGGCCAtcggcgccatcttcttcatccccaacggcatcatcatggccgtcacCAACCAGCACAGCAGCATCTACCTCATCTGCCAGCTCatctgcggcgtcgtcttccccgGCCGCCCCATCGCCAACATGGTCTTCGTCACCTACGGCTACATCTCGTCGGCGCAGGGCATCAAGTTCGCGTCGGACCTCAAGCTCGGACACTACATGAAGATCCCCCCGCGCATCATGTTCTCTGTGCAGGTCGTTGCGACGCTCGTCTCGTCGGTCACGCAGATTGGCGTCCTCAACTGGATGTTCGCCAACGTCAAGGGCATTTGCACCTCCGAGGCCGTCAACGGCTTCACCTGCCCCATCGCCCGCGTCCACTTCAACGGCTCCATCCtctggggcgtcgtcggACCCGGCGAGTTCTTCGGCCCCACCGCCATATACCGCGCCCTCGTCTGGTGCTTCccgctcggcgccctcctccccatcccgCTGTGGCTCTACGCCCGCaagcgccgcggcagcatccTCCGCAAGGTCAATCTGCCCGTCATCTTCGGCGCCATGGGCTGGATCCCCCCGGCCACGGGGCTCAACTTTTCCGTCTGGGCCCTcgtctgcttcttcttcaacTACCTCGTGaagcgccgcgccagcgcctggtGGGGCAAGTACACCATGACactctccgccgccctcgactcGGGCCTTGCCtttggcatcgtcgtcgtcttcttcggcttcATCTACCCCGGCTGGATGAAGGGCTTCACGTGGTGGGGCACAGAGGTGTACAAGCAGGGCTGCGACTGGCAGGCCTGCTCGTACAGGACCGTCGCCGATGGAGACAAGTTTGGCCCCGATACGTGGTAA
- a CDS encoding uncharacterized protein (EggNog:ENOG503P58Y), whose product MIFLGRTNCWPSTSSSGPRYVKTPLGKFATCHPALEVVVLFERRTERKETLGVKESESLVDTAVVIGRAMREPTREPFHPVGHIAVEWFPERDAQLGLPETTAWVKSLYISWALQATGLGRAAMAALERVVEGPPFGAECVALDTLTSEFQLREEQLACFYDARGVPRPAVVRSNEEWYRRQGYEAVASKDDAYDWVSPATGETIKVPCVFMRKYVGGVA is encoded by the exons ATGATTTTCCTGGGCAGGACAAATTGCTGGCCCAGCACATCAAGCAGTGGCCCAAGGTACGTGAAGACCCCATTGGGCAAGTTCGCCACGTGTCATCCCGCTTTGGAAGTTGTGGTATTATTCGAACGTCGAACTGAAAGGAAGGAAACCCTCGGTGTGAAGGAGAGCGAGAGTCTCGTCGACACGGCGGTTGTAATCGGTCGTGCGATGCGGGAGCCGACAAGGGAGCCGTTCCACCCCGTTGGACACATTGCCGTTGAGTGGTTTCCTGAGCGAGACGCGCAGTTGGGGCTGCCCGAGACGACGGCTTGGGTCAAGTCGTTGTATATTTCGTG GGCGCTTCAGGCCACGGGCCTCGGTCGGgctgcgatggcggcgctggaacgcgtcgtcgagggcccgCCGTTCGGGGCCGAGTGCGTGGCGCTGGACACGTTGACAAGCGAGTTCCAGCTACGGGAAGAGCAGCTGGCGTGCTTCTACGACGCGAGGGGCGTGCCACGaccggcggtggtgcgtAGCAACGAGGAGTGGTATCGCCGCCAGGGATacgaggcggtggcgagcaAGGACGACGCGTACGACTGGGTGagcccggcgacgggggAGACGATCAAGGTGCCGTGCGTGTTTATGAGGAAGTATGTTGGGGGGGTGGCGTAG
- a CDS encoding uncharacterized protein (EggNog:ENOG503P58Y) — MSTATTAAAAAEDRRDPNGTTMGTISPATQTQTQTQSQTRGKMYPSVVLTPWDPTNERQLERMYEQRVACTWGYDEVREEWKERMLSGQKVLYWISVADDFPGQDKLLAQHIKQWPKESESLVDTAVVIGRAMREPTREPFHPVGHIAVEWFPERDAQLGLPETTAWVKSLYISWALQATGLGRAAMAALERVVEGPPFGAECVALDTLTSEFQLREEQLACFYDARGVPRPAVVRSNEEWYRRQGYEAVASKDDAYDWVSPATGETIKVPCVFMRKYVGGVA, encoded by the exons ATGtcgaccgccaccaccgccgccgccgccgcggaggatAGGCGAGACCCcaacggcaccaccatgGGGACGatctcgcccgcgacgcagacgcagaccCAGACTCAATCGCAGACGCGGGGAAAGATGTACCCGTCGGTGGTGCTGACGCCGTGGGACCCAACCAACGAGAGGCAGCTCGAACGCATGTACGAGCAGCGCGTGGCGTGCACGTGGGGGTacgacgaggtgcgcgaggagTGGAAGGAGAGGATGCTGAGCGGGCAAAAGGTGCTCTATTGGATC TCGGTGGCGGATGATTTTCCTGGGCAGGACAAATTGCTGGCCCAGCACATCAAGCAGTGGCCCAAG GAGAGCGAGAGTCTCGTCGACACGGCGGTTGTAATCGGTCGTGCGATGCGGGAGCCGACAAGGGAGCCGTTCCACCCCGTTGGACACATTGCCGTTGAGTGGTTTCCTGAGCGAGACGCGCAGTTGGGGCTGCCCGAGACGACGGCTTGGGTCAAGTCGTTGTATATTTCGTG GGCGCTTCAGGCCACGGGCCTCGGTCGGgctgcgatggcggcgctggaacgcgtcgtcgagggcccgCCGTTCGGGGCCGAGTGCGTGGCGCTGGACACGTTGACAAGCGAGTTCCAGCTACGGGAAGAGCAGCTGGCGTGCTTCTACGACGCGAGGGGCGTGCCACGaccggcggtggtgcgtAGCAACGAGGAGTGGTATCGCCGCCAGGGATacgaggcggtggcgagcaAGGACGACGCGTACGACTGGGTGagcccggcgacgggggAGACGATCAAGGTGCCGTGCGTGTTTATGAGGAAGTATGTTGGGGGGGTGGCGTAG
- the MTR10 gene encoding Nuclear import receptor (BUSCO:EOG09260Z5E~EggNog:ENOG503NUD3~COG:U), producing the protein MATNGSQESFAPSDVLAAVMTMRTGEQDNKTKAHHYLERFQKSKDSWATIIGILQSKAEPEATLFAAITLRGKLTYDLSTQVPPSELPALRNQILLLLKHFAAGPKPIRVQLCVCLAILAIQMKDWHDVLPSVVQSLGDSPESHACILDFLRVLPEEVTEGRKITLSEEDLAARTQALLGDNTDQVVQLLINYAQSSPAAARNPQLMECITSWLREVPVANIVNSPLLDVIFDGVTSDECSQEASECLCVMLREASDVDESQAVVHALFPRVVGLRPNIQKAAEEEDADRLKALTKVFATSAESWVVAIAREPTHFRPLVDAVLECAARDTERDVIEHTFGFWYELKQYLVLERYIEGRMQMVDVYSKLVDILLRHLEYPTPESANETDLFDGDREQEEKFREFRHQMGDTLKDACDVMGVTQCLTKVLDAIQVWTQKYASQVSGTHVPHWQQLEAPLFAMRALGRMVDKEENIVLPQLMPLLVQIPSHEKLRFATIMVLGRYTEWTAAHPEYLEPQFNYIVTSFQSDSREIMRAAALSIKFFCTDCKHLLSGQVLQLQTFYDQILDKLPDLSKEEITEGVANVVAVQPAAETYRLLKLYCDPLVQRLMNKANSATDEDSKLALADHLQLITIFVQNVMPFVGPGEENPAVKYWQEVFPILSTVLDNFLDFSPICERICRCWRNMVISYRTAMAPLLPEMANKLASSFNVAREGCFLWVTSAILREFSEDREHVDQATTDNIYTFFEAQTTAFLRVMTELQPKDLPDVIDDFFRLLIDALLYYPQKLVPSHLLVPIFEASIYALTLEQRDPLSSTLHFLRDLLSYGGNNPASSEGLPEEAAAEIRGIIKNLLLSHGPNLIKQVMAGMMITFPRDCFADGSGVLLAMFELLPGQTTDWVAQTIQLLPEGTVSPQEAERLVTKIKDRLQSGDAGGLRHVRVLLQDFTNTYRRRNVAPRDGLGQLEATRFQFLG; encoded by the exons atggccaccaACGGCTCTCAGGAGTCGTTTGCGCCGTCAGACGTCCTGGCCGCAGTCATGACGATGCGGACAGGGGAACAGGACAACAAAACAAAAGCTCATCATTATCTTGAGCGGTTCCAGAAATCG AAGGACTCGTGGGCCACCATCATTGGCATTCTACAGTCCAaggccgagcccgaggcgaccctcttcgccgccatcaccctCCGTGGAAAG TTGACATACGACCTCTCCACCCAAGTTCCGCCCAGCGAACTCCCCGCCCTCCGCAACCAgatcctcctcctcctcaagcACTTCGCAGCGGGCCCCAAGCCCATAAGAGTGCAGCTTTGCGTATGCCTGGCCATACTGGCGATTCAGATGAAGGATTGGCACGATGTGCTCCCGTCCGTGGTCCAGTCGCTCGGCGATAGCCCCGAGAGCCACGCATGCATTCTCGACTTCTTGCGAGTCCTCCCCGAGGAGGTGACCGAAGGTCGCAAAATCACCCTCTCT GAAGAAGACCTTGCGGCGCGAACACAGGCCCTCCTAGGAGACAACACGGACCAggtcgtccagctcctcaTCAACTACGCTCAGTCGTCCC ccgctgctgctcggaACCCGCAGCTTATGGAGTGCATCACCTCGTGGCTGCGAGAGGTTCCCGTCGCCAACATTGTCAACTCTCCCCTGCTCGATGTTATCTTCGACGGTGTGACGAGCGACGAGTGTAGTCAAGAGGCATCAGAGTGTCTCTGCGTCATGCTCAGGGAAGCGAgcgatgtcgacgagagcCAGGCTGTCGTCCACGCCCTCTTCCCCAGGGTCGTGGGCTTGAGGCCCAACATCCAGAAGgcagccgaggaagaagacgcggATCGACTCAAGGCCCTGACTAAGGTGTTTGCAACCTCTGCCGAGAGCTGGGTCGTGGCCATTGCCCGAGAGCCGACACATTTCCGCCCGTTGGTGGACGCCGTTCTCGAATGTGCAGCCCGGGACACGGAACGCGACGTGATTGAACACACATTTGGGTTTTGGTACGAGCTCAAGCAGTATCTGGTACTCGAGCGCTACATCGAGGGCCGCATGCAGATGGTGGACGTATATTCCAAGCTTGTCGACATCCTGTTGAGGCATCTCGAGTACCCCACGCCGGAGTCGGCCAACGAAACGGACCTGTTCGACGGAGACCGagagcaggaggagaagtTCAGGGAGTTCCGCCATCAGATGGGAGATACGCTCAAGGACGCGTGCGACGTCATGGGCGTGACGCAGTGCCTGACCAAGGTACTCGACGCCATTCAGGTCTGGACGCAAAAGTACGCGAGCCAGGTCTCGGGCACGCACGTGCCCCACtggcagcagctggaggcgcCGCTTTTTGCAatgcgcgccctcggccgcatggtggacaaggaggagaacATCGTCCTCCCACAGCTGATGCCGCTTCTCGTTCAGATTCCCAGCCACGAGAAGCTGCGCTTTGCCACCATCATGGTGCTCGGAAGGTACACGGAATGGACCGCGGCACACCCGGAGTACCTGGAGCCCCAGTTCAACTACATCGTCACGTCGTTCCAATCGGATTCTAGGGAAATCATGCGGGCCGCAGCACTGTCGATCAAGTTCTTCTGCACTGACTGCAAGCACCTTCTCAGCGGCCAGGTCCTGCAGCTTCAGACCTTCTACGACCAGatcctcgacaagctgccGGACCTGAGCAAGGAGGAAATTACGGAAGGCGTGGCAAATGTGGTGGCGGTGCAGCCCGCGGCGGAGACATATCGCCTCCTCAAGCTGTACTGCGACCCGCTGGTGCAGAGGCTGATGAACAAGGCCAACAGTGCCACCGACGAAGACAGCaagctggcgctggccgacCACCTCCAGCTGATAACCATTTTTGTGCAGAACGTGATGCCTTTTGTGGGTCCCGGCGAAGAGAACCCTGCCGTCAAGTACTGGCAAGAGGTGTTCCCGATCCTGTCGACGGTACTGGACAACTTCTTGGACTTCAGCCCCATTTGCGAGCGCATctgccggtgctggcggAACATGGTGATTTCGTATCgcaccgccatggcgcccttGCTGCCCGAGATGGCCAACAAGCTGGCCAGCAGCTTCAACGTGGCGCGAGAGGGTTGCTTCCTATGGGTAACGTCGGCCATCCTGCGCGAGTTCTCGGAGGATCGCGAGCACGTGGaccaggcgacgacggacaaCATCTACACCTTCTTCGAGGCGCAGACGACTGCGTTCCTGCGGGTCATGACAGAGTTGCAGCCCAAGGACCTGCCTGACGTGATTGACGACTTCTTCCGGCTGCTcatcgacgcgctgctgtACTACCCTCAAAAGCTAGTTCCGTCGCACCTCCTGGTGCCCATCTTTGAGGCATCCATTTACGCCCTGACGCTCGAGCAGCGCGATCCGCTGTCGTCGACTCTGCACTTTCTCCGGGACTTGTTGTCGTACGGCGGCAACAACCCGGCGAGCAGTGAGGGCCTCCCGGAAGAAGCGGCGGCAGAGATCCGCGGCATCATCAAGAATCTGCTGCTGAGTCACGGCCCCAACCTGATCAAGCAGGTCATGGCGGGCATGATGATTACGTTCCCGCGGGACTGCTTCGCGGACGGTAGTGGCGTCCTCCTGGCTATGTTCGAGTTATTGCCGGGACAGACGACTGATTGGGTAGCACAAACCATCCAGCTCCTTCCAGAGGGGACGGTGTCGCCGCAGGAGGCGGAACGGTTGGTGACCAAGATCAAGGACCGACTGCAGTCGGGCGACGCGGGTGGCCTTCGACACGTGCGCGTGCTGCTCCAAGACTTCACCAACACATACCGACGCCGGAACGTGGCTCCCCGCGATGGCCTCGGGCAGCTGGAGGCAACGCGATTCCAGTTTTTGGGTTGA
- a CDS encoding 5-formyltetrahydrofolate cyclo-ligase (EggNog:ENOG503P6HB~COG:H~BUSCO:EOG09264PMA), with the protein MAAASVATAKQQLRSLMKRRLSSVTPESVTVQSRHIFESLKDFEPYRNAARISIYLSMPAAEVQTDAIVRHALAAGKHVFVPYLHRPPVEMSDAPARVMDMVHLKSVQDYESLTRDRWGIPSIDLATVHERQRILGGTETQTSDDDDDAAATLDLMLMPGVAFDFDDAGSVRRLGHGKGFYDFFLNRYLAQQHSSPERPPLRLYGLALTEQLLAPGSGDEVPTGAHDRRLHGLVLGSGEIRHSSTSSV; encoded by the exons atggccgccgcctcagtTGCTACCGCCAAGCAACAGCTGCGGTCTCTGATGAAGCGGCGATTGTCGTCGGTGACCCCCGAGTCCGTCACCGTTCAGA GCCGCCACATCTTCGAGTCCCTCAAGGACTTTGAGCCGTACAGGAACGCCGCACGCATCAGCATCTACCTGTCGAtgccggccgccgaggtgcagaccgacgccatcgtccgccacgccctcgccgccggcaagcaCGTCTTCGTCCCCTACCTGCATaggccgcccgtcgagatgtccgacgcgcccgcccgcgttATGGACATGGTGCATCTGAAGAGCGTCCAGGACTATGAGAGCCTTACGCGGGACCGCTGGGGCATTCCCAGCATAGACCTGGCCACCGTCCACGAGCGCCagcgcatcctcggcggAACGGAAACGCAGacgtccgacgacgacgacgacgccgccgccacgctggACCTGATGCTCATGCCCGGCGTGGCCTTTGActttgacgacgccggcTCCGTCCGCAGactcggccacggcaaggGCTTCTACGACTTCTTCCTCAACCGCTACTTGGCCCAGCAGCATAGCAGCccggagcggccgccgctgcgcctgtacggcctcgccctcaccgAGCAGCTCTTGGCTCCCggctcgggcgacgaggtgccTACCGGCGCACACGATCGCCGTCTGCATGGGTTGGTtttgggcagcggcgagatTCGCCACTCCTCCACAAGTAGCGTCTGA